One genomic segment of Ricinus communis isolate WT05 ecotype wild-type chromosome 3, ASM1957865v1, whole genome shotgun sequence includes these proteins:
- the LOC8271197 gene encoding probable beta-1,4-xylosyltransferase IRX9H isoform X1: protein MASIRRTLSPVPRAGALMNGEVCQVPSPLSKSSSSAQNFSTSRGFLSSLLGLTDSQAFILGIFSPRSSRPPERSKLKGQVWRRALFHFLLCFVVGIFVGLTPFVSMNLSTNLMSKSQAFSFEMVSTVKNFGTFEGMTTNATPIAESEGLKNNATLETEVKLTDQISIDAPIHQSIPEDLELASRKLLIVVTPTYARPFQAYYLNRLAYTLKLVQPPLLWIVVEMTSQSEQTADILRRTGVMYRHLICKKNVTDIKDGSIHQRNVALSHIETHHLDGIVYFADDDNIYLADLFEKMREMRRFGTWTVAKVTGDKSKGFLEGPICNGSRVIGWHVNEPSRRFRRFHADMSGFAFNSTILWDQKRWRRPTLEPIRLLDTFRDGFQVSTFIEQVVEDESQMEGLLEDCSRIMVWRLNLEPPNSFYPPKWFTISNLDVISQLA, encoded by the exons ATGGCATCTATAAGGAGAACGTTGTCTCCAGTGCCTCGGGCCGGGGCATTAATGAATGGAGAAGTCTGTCAAGTTCCTTCTCCATTGTCCAAGTCCTCATCATCGGCTCAGAACTTCTCAACATCTAGAGGATTTCTATCCTCTCTTCTTGGTTTAACAGATTCTCAAGCATTTATTCTTGGTATCTTTTCACCAAGATCTTCGAGACCACCGGAAAGGTCAAAATTGAAGGGACAAGTTTGGAGGAGGgctctttttcatttcttactCTGTTTTGTGGTTGGGATATTTGTTGGCCTTACTCCATTTGTATCAATGAATCTATCAACGAATCTTATGTCAAAGAGCCAAGCCTTCTCATTTGAGATGGTATCAACTGTTAAAAATTTCGGTACTTTTGAAGGTATGACCACAAATGCGACACCGATAGCTGAGAGTGAAGGTCTCAAGAACAATGCCACATTGGAGACAGAAGTTAAGCTGACTGACCAGATTTCAATTGATGCACCCATTCACCAGTCAATCCCTGAAGATCTGGAGCTGGCATCTCGGAAGCTTTTGATAGTTGTGACCCCAACTTATGCTAGACCATTTCAAGCTTATTATCTGAATCGGTTGGCATACACATTAAAATTGGTCCAACCTCCACTGTTGTGGATAGTGGTAGAAATGACTTCCCAATCTGAGCAGACAGCTGACATCCTAAGGAGAACTGGGGTTATGTACAGGCATCTTATTTGCAAGAAAAATGTTACTGACATAAAAGATGGAAGCATTCACCAAAGGAATGTGGCTTTGTCTCACATTGAAACTCACCATCTTGATGGGATTGTCTACTTTGCAGATGATGATAACATTTATTTAGCGgatctttttgaaaaaatgagGGAAATGAG GCGTTTTGGGACTTGGACAGTGGCCAAGGTAACGGGGGACAAAAGCAAAGGTTTCCTGGAGGGCCCCATTTGTAATGGATCTAGAGTTATTGGATGGCATGTAAATGAACCAAGTAGGAGATTCCGGAGATTCCATGCTGACATGTCAGGTTTTGCCTTCAATAGTACCATACTTTGGGATCAAAAAAGATGGCGTCGACCCACTCTTGAACCTATTAGGCTGCTTGACACATTCAGGGATGGCTTCCAG GTTAGCACATTCATTGAACAAGTTGTGGAAGATGAAAGCCAAATGGAAGGCTTACTAGAAGACTGCTCGAGGATCATGGTTTGGCGTCTAAATCTAGAACCACCTAATTCTTTCTATCCTCCCAAATGGTTCACAATTAGTAATCTGGATGTAATTTCCCAGCTTGCATGA
- the LOC8271197 gene encoding probable beta-1,4-xylosyltransferase IRX9H isoform X2: protein MASIRRTLSPVPRAGALMNGEVCQVPSPLSKSSSSAQNFSTSRGFLSSLLGLTDSQAFILGIFSPRSSRPPERSKLKGQVWRRALFHFLLCFVVGIFVGLTPFVSMNLSTNLMSKSQAFSFEMVSTVKNFGTFEGMTTNATPIAESEGLKNNATLETEVKLTDQISIDAPIHQSIPEDLELASRKLLIVVTPTYARPFQAYYLNRLAYTLKLVQPPLLWIVVEMTSQSEQTADILRRTGVMYRHLICKKNVTDIKDGSIHQRNVALSHIETHHLDGIVYFADDDNIYLADLFEKMREMRRFGTWTVAKVTGDKSKGFLEGPICNGSRVIGWHVNEPSRRFRRFHADMSGFAFNSTILWDQKRWRRPTLEPIRLLDTFRDGFQVSTFIEQVVEDESQMEGLLEDCSRIMLA from the exons ATGGCATCTATAAGGAGAACGTTGTCTCCAGTGCCTCGGGCCGGGGCATTAATGAATGGAGAAGTCTGTCAAGTTCCTTCTCCATTGTCCAAGTCCTCATCATCGGCTCAGAACTTCTCAACATCTAGAGGATTTCTATCCTCTCTTCTTGGTTTAACAGATTCTCAAGCATTTATTCTTGGTATCTTTTCACCAAGATCTTCGAGACCACCGGAAAGGTCAAAATTGAAGGGACAAGTTTGGAGGAGGgctctttttcatttcttactCTGTTTTGTGGTTGGGATATTTGTTGGCCTTACTCCATTTGTATCAATGAATCTATCAACGAATCTTATGTCAAAGAGCCAAGCCTTCTCATTTGAGATGGTATCAACTGTTAAAAATTTCGGTACTTTTGAAGGTATGACCACAAATGCGACACCGATAGCTGAGAGTGAAGGTCTCAAGAACAATGCCACATTGGAGACAGAAGTTAAGCTGACTGACCAGATTTCAATTGATGCACCCATTCACCAGTCAATCCCTGAAGATCTGGAGCTGGCATCTCGGAAGCTTTTGATAGTTGTGACCCCAACTTATGCTAGACCATTTCAAGCTTATTATCTGAATCGGTTGGCATACACATTAAAATTGGTCCAACCTCCACTGTTGTGGATAGTGGTAGAAATGACTTCCCAATCTGAGCAGACAGCTGACATCCTAAGGAGAACTGGGGTTATGTACAGGCATCTTATTTGCAAGAAAAATGTTACTGACATAAAAGATGGAAGCATTCACCAAAGGAATGTGGCTTTGTCTCACATTGAAACTCACCATCTTGATGGGATTGTCTACTTTGCAGATGATGATAACATTTATTTAGCGgatctttttgaaaaaatgagGGAAATGAG GCGTTTTGGGACTTGGACAGTGGCCAAGGTAACGGGGGACAAAAGCAAAGGTTTCCTGGAGGGCCCCATTTGTAATGGATCTAGAGTTATTGGATGGCATGTAAATGAACCAAGTAGGAGATTCCGGAGATTCCATGCTGACATGTCAGGTTTTGCCTTCAATAGTACCATACTTTGGGATCAAAAAAGATGGCGTCGACCCACTCTTGAACCTATTAGGCTGCTTGACACATTCAGGGATGGCTTCCAG GTTAGCACATTCATTGAACAAGTTGTGGAAGATGAAAGCCAAATGGAAGGCTTACTAGAAGACTGCTCGAGGATCATG CTTGCATGA